One Rosa chinensis cultivar Old Blush chromosome 3, RchiOBHm-V2, whole genome shotgun sequence DNA window includes the following coding sequences:
- the LOC112192289 gene encoding LOW QUALITY PROTEIN: iron-sulfur cluster co-chaperone protein HscB homolog (The sequence of the model RefSeq protein was modified relative to this genomic sequence to represent the inferred CDS: deleted 2 bases in 1 codon), whose product MSKKKLLTPLSSLLLLRRTLTSTPHFSIPHFQSRTNFSPNIEKLRPLFPLPGFDFPGKSFISSQFGNKPNSHCWNCSAAAQTTPFLLCPSCRCIQPVDHSVDYFQIFGLERKYDSVEEHLEGKYKDWQKKLHPDLVHSKSEKEREYAAEQSARVIDAYRTLSKPLARAIYILKLEGVDIDEEETLSDLDLLSEILEVREAVEEAPNSQALNQIQSLMQEKLKQWSNSFAEAFESRNFEEAVKAIRRMTYYERVNEEIVKRQ is encoded by the exons ATGTCGAAGAAGAAGCTACtgactcctctctcctctcttctcctcctccgACGAACCCTAACTTCCACCCCTCATTTCTCAATCCCACACTTCCAATCCCGCACCAATTTCTCCCCCAATATCGAAAAGCTCCGCCCCCTTTTCCCGCTCCCCGGATTTGATTTTCCCGGCAAATCTTTCATCTCCTCCCAATTTGGGAACAAACCCAATTCC CACTGCTGGAACTGCAGCGCTGCCGCTCAAACGACGCCTTTTCTGCTCTGCCCCTCCTGTCGGTGCATCCAACCCGTCGATCACTCCGTCGATTACTTTCAGATATTTGGACT ggAGAGGAAGTATGATAGTGTGGAGGAACATCTGGAGGGAAAATATAAGGATTGGCAGAAAAAGTTGCACCCTGATCTTGTTCATTCAAAATCAGAG AAGGAGAGAGAGTACGCTGCTGAACAGTCTGCTCGGGTGATTGATGCATACCGCACGCTTAGCAAGCCCTTGGCGAGGGCAATCTATATT CTGAAGCTTGAAGGTGTAGACATCGATGAAGAAGAGACACTTTCAGACTTAGATTTGTTAAGTGAG attttggaagTAAGGGAAGCTGTTGAAGAGGCTCCCAACTCTCAGGCTTTAAATCAGATTCAGTCTCTG ATGCAAGAGAAActgaagcagtggtctaattcTTTTGCCGAGGCATTTGAAAGCCGGAACTTTGAAGAAGCCGTAAAAGCTATCCGGCGAATGACTTACTATGAGCGTGTAAATGAAGAAATTGTAAAGAGGCAATGA
- the LOC112192286 gene encoding G-type lectin S-receptor-like serine/threonine-protein kinase RKS1 isoform X2 — protein sequence MDTIRWNEQQLKDVDGEVLVSKENNFELGFFSPGVSSHRYVGIWYSQSKISAKTVVWIANRDSPINDTSGVLKMNRYGELALYAYNMENIPIWSTNASQSVQNTDTLNRYVQLLDTGNLVVFRDGRNGSLILWQSFDYPTDTLIPGMKSGLNWKKGLDWHLTSWKSQDDPGKGDYAFRVDPNHNATPQYFVYKGFTKYWRVDAGPWPNFVSNANEMYITLPYKSNAISILKLKDSGLFQHLLWNGADHQWVEMWSSPKYPCDWYGHCGANSKCSPDNINLFECECIPGYEPKSVDGWNRRDGIDGCVSKRVRVSKCRNGEGFVKVARVKDPDTSNVARLRTSMSAKECEQECLKNCSCTAYMSITLERVANCLTWYDDLMDMLVYTGAGRDLYVRVDKISLAEARNSQGFFRSGKVLIPILTALVALLLIIILSVWLLKKKRKTRDYLDAEELEETKRHPELQFFDLNTLIAATDNFSDANKLGQGGFGSVYKGELPNEQKVAIKRLSRTSRQGIEEFKNEVALIARLQHRNLVKLLGCCIKGEERILVLEYMPHKSLDSFLFDNTRRSLLNWEKRFEIINGVARGVLYLHRDSRLRIIHRDLKTSNVLLDAKLDPKISDFGMARIFQGDQLLEKTNRVVGTYGYMSPEYAVFGRFSTKSDVFSFGIILLEIVSGKRNNGSYEMHYSINLIGHVWQLWVEDKVLEIVDSSLLEIYQLDEALRCIQVGLLCVQEDLKDRPAMSAVVFMLSGETSLPSPKQPAFVFRTSSSIVDDPFIPNESYSSNSLTITNMEAR from the exons AT GGACACCATCAGATGGAATGAACAACAACTGAAGGATGTTGATGGTGAAGTTTTGGTGTCCAAAGAAAACAACTTTGAGTTGGGTTTCTTCAGCCCCGGCGTTTCTAGCCACCGGTACGTTGGTATTTGGTATTCTCAATCTAAAATATCTGCAAAAACAGTGGTGTGGATCGCAAACAGAGACAGCCCCATCAATGATACCTCTGGGGTTCTCAAAATGAACAGGTATGGAGAATTAGCTCTTTATGCTTATAACATGGAGAACATTCCTATATGGTCCACAAATGCGTCACAGTCGGTCCAAAACACAGACACCTTAAATAGATATGTACAGCTTTTAGATACCGGAAACTTAGTCGTGTTCCGGGATGGTAGAAATGGAAGCTTGATTTTATGGCAAAGTTTTGATTATCCTACTGATACTCTAATCCCAGGTATGAAATCTGGGTTGAATTGGAAAAAAGGGCTAGATTGGCATTTAACATCTTGGAAGTCACAAGATGACCCTGGAAAGGGGGACTATGCCTTTAGGGTCGATCCGAATCACAATGCTACTCCCCAATATTTTGTCTACAAGGGTTTCACTAAGTATTGGCGAGTGGATGCAGGGCCATGGCCTAATTTTGTTAGTAATGCCAACGAAATGTATATTACCCTGCCTTATAAGAGCAATGCTATTTCGATACTAAAGTTGAAGGATTCCGGGTTATTTCAGCACCTACTATGGAATGGTGCTGACCATCAATGGGTGGAAATGTGGTCTTCGCCGAAATACCCTTGTGACTGGTATGGACATTGTGGTGCCAACAGCAAATGTAGCCCTGACAATATTAATTTATTTGAGTGTGAGTGTATTCCAGGGTATGAGCCAAAATCTGTAGATGGTTGGAATCGGAGAGATGGAATAGATGGATGTGTGAGTAAACGAGTAAGAGTGTCAAAGTGTAGGAATGGAGAAGGGTTTGTGAAGGTGGCAAGGGTAAAAGATCCAGACACGTCGAATGTAGCACGGCTGAGAACAAGTATGAGTGCCAAAGAGTGTGAGCAGGAGTGcttgaaaaattgttcttgCACGGCATATATGAGCATTACACTGGAAAGGGTTGCCAATTGCTTGACATGGTATGATGACTTGATGGACATGTTAGTTTACACAGGGGCCGGACGAGATCTATATGTTCGTGTGGATAAAATTTCATTAG CTGAGGCCAGAAACTCACAAGGTTTCTTCAGGAGTGGCAAGGTCCTTATTCCAATACTAACTGCTCTGGTGGCACTACTACTAATCATTATACTTTCCGTGTGGTTGCTTAAGAAAAAGAGGAAGACAAGAG ACTATTTGGATGCGGAGGAACTTGAGGAAACTAAGAGACACCCGGAATTGCAATTTTTCGATCTTAACACACTAATTGCAGCCACAGACAACTTCTCTGATGCCAATAAACTCGGCCAAGGTGGTTTTGGCAGTGTTTATAAG GGTGAGTTACCAAACGAACAAAAGGTTGCTATAAAAAGATTGTCCAGAACTTCAAGACAGGGAATCGAAGAATTCAAAAACGAAGTTGCACTAATAGCCAGACTTCAACACAGGAATCTTGTGAAACTTTTAGGCTGCTGTATAAAGGGAGAAGAAAGGATATTGGTTCTGGAATACATGCCGCACAAAAGCTTGGACTCCTTTCTTTTTG ATAACACAAGGAGGTCACTCTTAAATTGGGAAAAGCGTTTTGAAATTATCAATGGGGTTGCTCGTGGGGTTCTATATCTTCATCGGGACTCAAGATTGAGGATTATCCACAGGGATCTGAAAACCAGTAATGTCCTTTTAGATGCCAAGTTAGACCCAAAAATTTCTGATTTCGGCATGGCAAGAATATTTCAAGGGGACCAACTCCTGGAAAAGACAAACAGAGTTGTCGGAACATA TGGCTACATGTCACCAGAATATGCAGTATTTGGGAGATTTTCTACGAAATCTGATGTGTTTAGTTTTGGGATCATACTATTGGAGATTGTTAGTGGCAAGAGAAACAATGGTTCTTATGAGATGCATTATTCCATAAACTTGATAGGACAT GTATGGCAACTTTGGGTAGAAGACAAAGTCTTGGAAATTGTGGATTCATCACTACTAGAGATTTATCAGCTTGATGAAGCCTTGAGATGCATTCAAGTTGGGCTTTTGTGCGTGCAAGAAGATTTGAAGGACCGACCAGCCATGTCAGCCGTCGTGTTCATGTTGAGTGGTGAAACATCTCTTCCATCTCCTAAGCAGCCTGCATTTGTTTTCAGAACAAGTTCCAGCATTGTTGATGATCCCTTCATTCCAAATGAATCATATTCTAGTAATAGTTTGACAATAACTAACATGGAAGCGCGATAA
- the LOC112192286 gene encoding G-type lectin S-receptor-like serine/threonine-protein kinase RKS1 isoform X1, whose amino-acid sequence MLLKSLLLFLLFQFCTCRDTIRWNEQQLKDVDGEVLVSKENNFELGFFSPGVSSHRYVGIWYSQSKISAKTVVWIANRDSPINDTSGVLKMNRYGELALYAYNMENIPIWSTNASQSVQNTDTLNRYVQLLDTGNLVVFRDGRNGSLILWQSFDYPTDTLIPGMKSGLNWKKGLDWHLTSWKSQDDPGKGDYAFRVDPNHNATPQYFVYKGFTKYWRVDAGPWPNFVSNANEMYITLPYKSNAISILKLKDSGLFQHLLWNGADHQWVEMWSSPKYPCDWYGHCGANSKCSPDNINLFECECIPGYEPKSVDGWNRRDGIDGCVSKRVRVSKCRNGEGFVKVARVKDPDTSNVARLRTSMSAKECEQECLKNCSCTAYMSITLERVANCLTWYDDLMDMLVYTGAGRDLYVRVDKISLAEARNSQGFFRSGKVLIPILTALVALLLIIILSVWLLKKKRKTRDYLDAEELEETKRHPELQFFDLNTLIAATDNFSDANKLGQGGFGSVYKGELPNEQKVAIKRLSRTSRQGIEEFKNEVALIARLQHRNLVKLLGCCIKGEERILVLEYMPHKSLDSFLFDNTRRSLLNWEKRFEIINGVARGVLYLHRDSRLRIIHRDLKTSNVLLDAKLDPKISDFGMARIFQGDQLLEKTNRVVGTYGYMSPEYAVFGRFSTKSDVFSFGIILLEIVSGKRNNGSYEMHYSINLIGHVWQLWVEDKVLEIVDSSLLEIYQLDEALRCIQVGLLCVQEDLKDRPAMSAVVFMLSGETSLPSPKQPAFVFRTSSSIVDDPFIPNESYSSNSLTITNMEAR is encoded by the exons ATGTTATTGAAATCTttgcttctcttcctcctcttccaatTTTGCACTTGCAGGGACACCATCAGATGGAATGAACAACAACTGAAGGATGTTGATGGTGAAGTTTTGGTGTCCAAAGAAAACAACTTTGAGTTGGGTTTCTTCAGCCCCGGCGTTTCTAGCCACCGGTACGTTGGTATTTGGTATTCTCAATCTAAAATATCTGCAAAAACAGTGGTGTGGATCGCAAACAGAGACAGCCCCATCAATGATACCTCTGGGGTTCTCAAAATGAACAGGTATGGAGAATTAGCTCTTTATGCTTATAACATGGAGAACATTCCTATATGGTCCACAAATGCGTCACAGTCGGTCCAAAACACAGACACCTTAAATAGATATGTACAGCTTTTAGATACCGGAAACTTAGTCGTGTTCCGGGATGGTAGAAATGGAAGCTTGATTTTATGGCAAAGTTTTGATTATCCTACTGATACTCTAATCCCAGGTATGAAATCTGGGTTGAATTGGAAAAAAGGGCTAGATTGGCATTTAACATCTTGGAAGTCACAAGATGACCCTGGAAAGGGGGACTATGCCTTTAGGGTCGATCCGAATCACAATGCTACTCCCCAATATTTTGTCTACAAGGGTTTCACTAAGTATTGGCGAGTGGATGCAGGGCCATGGCCTAATTTTGTTAGTAATGCCAACGAAATGTATATTACCCTGCCTTATAAGAGCAATGCTATTTCGATACTAAAGTTGAAGGATTCCGGGTTATTTCAGCACCTACTATGGAATGGTGCTGACCATCAATGGGTGGAAATGTGGTCTTCGCCGAAATACCCTTGTGACTGGTATGGACATTGTGGTGCCAACAGCAAATGTAGCCCTGACAATATTAATTTATTTGAGTGTGAGTGTATTCCAGGGTATGAGCCAAAATCTGTAGATGGTTGGAATCGGAGAGATGGAATAGATGGATGTGTGAGTAAACGAGTAAGAGTGTCAAAGTGTAGGAATGGAGAAGGGTTTGTGAAGGTGGCAAGGGTAAAAGATCCAGACACGTCGAATGTAGCACGGCTGAGAACAAGTATGAGTGCCAAAGAGTGTGAGCAGGAGTGcttgaaaaattgttcttgCACGGCATATATGAGCATTACACTGGAAAGGGTTGCCAATTGCTTGACATGGTATGATGACTTGATGGACATGTTAGTTTACACAGGGGCCGGACGAGATCTATATGTTCGTGTGGATAAAATTTCATTAG CTGAGGCCAGAAACTCACAAGGTTTCTTCAGGAGTGGCAAGGTCCTTATTCCAATACTAACTGCTCTGGTGGCACTACTACTAATCATTATACTTTCCGTGTGGTTGCTTAAGAAAAAGAGGAAGACAAGAG ACTATTTGGATGCGGAGGAACTTGAGGAAACTAAGAGACACCCGGAATTGCAATTTTTCGATCTTAACACACTAATTGCAGCCACAGACAACTTCTCTGATGCCAATAAACTCGGCCAAGGTGGTTTTGGCAGTGTTTATAAG GGTGAGTTACCAAACGAACAAAAGGTTGCTATAAAAAGATTGTCCAGAACTTCAAGACAGGGAATCGAAGAATTCAAAAACGAAGTTGCACTAATAGCCAGACTTCAACACAGGAATCTTGTGAAACTTTTAGGCTGCTGTATAAAGGGAGAAGAAAGGATATTGGTTCTGGAATACATGCCGCACAAAAGCTTGGACTCCTTTCTTTTTG ATAACACAAGGAGGTCACTCTTAAATTGGGAAAAGCGTTTTGAAATTATCAATGGGGTTGCTCGTGGGGTTCTATATCTTCATCGGGACTCAAGATTGAGGATTATCCACAGGGATCTGAAAACCAGTAATGTCCTTTTAGATGCCAAGTTAGACCCAAAAATTTCTGATTTCGGCATGGCAAGAATATTTCAAGGGGACCAACTCCTGGAAAAGACAAACAGAGTTGTCGGAACATA TGGCTACATGTCACCAGAATATGCAGTATTTGGGAGATTTTCTACGAAATCTGATGTGTTTAGTTTTGGGATCATACTATTGGAGATTGTTAGTGGCAAGAGAAACAATGGTTCTTATGAGATGCATTATTCCATAAACTTGATAGGACAT GTATGGCAACTTTGGGTAGAAGACAAAGTCTTGGAAATTGTGGATTCATCACTACTAGAGATTTATCAGCTTGATGAAGCCTTGAGATGCATTCAAGTTGGGCTTTTGTGCGTGCAAGAAGATTTGAAGGACCGACCAGCCATGTCAGCCGTCGTGTTCATGTTGAGTGGTGAAACATCTCTTCCATCTCCTAAGCAGCCTGCATTTGTTTTCAGAACAAGTTCCAGCATTGTTGATGATCCCTTCATTCCAAATGAATCATATTCTAGTAATAGTTTGACAATAACTAACATGGAAGCGCGATAA
- the LOC121048977 gene encoding G-type lectin S-receptor-like serine/threonine-protein kinase At4g27290 isoform X2 gives MKKDIWSFFIFTHSQIANALKMLLKSLLLFLLFQVCTSRDTLRSNEELKDDDGGLLVSKESSFELGFFSPGNSSNRYVGIWYSQCKVSEKTVVWIANRDNPINDTSGVFTINRNIECNYFSGIIPRHFQSIPNLWIGGNSLHLPGHNYPPPSGKAGKCH, from the exons ATGAAAAAGGACATCTGGTCATTTTTTATATTCACACATAGCCAGATTGCAAACGCCCTGAAAATGCTGTTGAAATCTctgcttctcttcctcctcttccaagTTTGCACTTCCAGGGACACCTTAAGATCGAACGAAGaactgaaggatgatgatggtggacttCTGGTGTCCAAAGAAAGCAGCTTTGAGTTGGGTTTCTTCAGCCCCGGAAATTCTAGCAACCGCTATGTTGGGATTTGGTATTCTCAATGTAAAGTATCTGAAAAAACAGTGGTGTGGATCGCAAACAGAGACAACCCCATCAATGATACCTCTGGAGTTTTCACCATAAACAG GAATATCGAATGCAATTATTTCAGTGGTATCATCCCCAGACATTTTCAATCCATACCAAATTTATG GATCGGGGGAAATAGTCTTCATCTTCCAGGGCACAACTATCCACCCCCCTCTGGAAAAGCAGGCAAGTGTCATTGA
- the LOC121048977 gene encoding G-type lectin S-receptor-like serine/threonine-protein kinase RKS1 isoform X1, producing MKKDIWSFFIFTHSQIANALKMLLKSLLLFLLFQVCTSRDTLRSNEELKDDDGGLLVSKESSFELGFFSPGNSSNRYVGIWYSQCKVSEKTVVWIANRDNPINDTSGVFTINRYGDLVLYAYNMETSPIWSADVPHSVKNTGTLSAYVQLLDTGNLVMFQNDRDGIFVWQSFDYPTDTLIPGMKVGMNRKTGLEWVLTSWKSLDDPGTGDYTFRLHNWSHVVTPQYFIYKGLSKYWRGDTEPWPNSIRNAEEMSFFLTYNTNKLTIMKLMFSGLHQHLVWSDADHQWKELWSSPKYRCDWYGHCGANSKCSLDSGNLFECECLPGYEPKSINGWNGRDGSDGCVSKRVKVSECRNGEGFVKVERVKVM from the coding sequence ATGAAAAAGGACATCTGGTCATTTTTTATATTCACACATAGCCAGATTGCAAACGCCCTGAAAATGCTGTTGAAATCTctgcttctcttcctcctcttccaagTTTGCACTTCCAGGGACACCTTAAGATCGAACGAAGaactgaaggatgatgatggtggacttCTGGTGTCCAAAGAAAGCAGCTTTGAGTTGGGTTTCTTCAGCCCCGGAAATTCTAGCAACCGCTATGTTGGGATTTGGTATTCTCAATGTAAAGTATCTGAAAAAACAGTGGTGTGGATCGCAAACAGAGACAACCCCATCAATGATACCTCTGGAGTTTTCACCATAAACAGGTATGGAGACCTAGTTCTTTATGCTTATAACATGGAGACCAGTCCTATTTGGTCTGCAGATGTGCCTCATTCAGTCAAAAACACTGGCACCTTATCTGCATATGTACAGCTGTTGGATACAGGAAACTTAGTTATGTTCCAGAATGATAGAGATGGAATCTTTGTATGGCAAAGTTTTGATTATCCTACAGATACTTTAATCCCTGGTATGAAAGTTGGGATGAATCGGAAAACTGGGCTAGAATGGGTTTTAACATCTTGGAAGTCACTAGATGACCCTGGAACTGGGGACTATACCTTTAGGCTTCATAATTGGAGCCACGTTGTCACACCCCAGTATTTTATTTATAAAGGTTTGTCTAAGTATTGGCGAGGTGATACAGAGCCTTGGCCTAATTCGATCCGAAATGCAGAGGAAATGTCTTTTTTCCTTACCTATAACACCAATAAACTTACAATAATGAAGTTGATGTTTTCTGGGCTACATCAGCACTTGGTATGGAGTGATGCTGACCATCAATGGAAGGAGTTGTGGTCTTCGCCGAAATACAGGTGTGACTGGTATGGACATTGTGGTGCCAACAGCAAATGTAGCCTTGACAGTGGTAATCTGTTCGAGTGTGAGTGTCTACCGGGGTATGAACCAAAATCTATAAATGGTTGGAACGGGAGAGATGGGTCAGATGGATGTGTGAGTAAACGAGTCAAAGTGTCAGAGTGTAGAAATGGAGAAGGGTTTGTGAAGGTGGAAAGGGTGAAAGTGATGTAG
- the LOC112192288 gene encoding iron-sulfur cluster co-chaperone protein HscB homolog: MSKKKLLTPLSSLLLLRRTLTSTPHFSIPHFQSRTNFSPNIEKLRPLFPLPGFDFPGKSFISSQFGNKPNSPHCWNCSAAAQTTPFLLCPSCRCIQPVDHSVDYFQIFGLERKYDSVEEHLEGKYKDWQKKLHPDLVHSKSEKEREYAAEQSARVIDAYRTLSKPLARAIYILKLEGVDIDEEETLSDLDLLSEIMEVREAVEEAPNSQALNLIQSLMQEKLKQWSNSFAEAFESRNFEEAVKAIWQMTYYESVNEEIVKRQ; encoded by the exons ATGTCGAAGAAGAAGCTACtgactcctctctcctctcttctcctcctccgACGAACCCTAACTTCCACCCCTCATTTCTCAATCCCACACTTCCAATCCCGCACCAATTTCTCCCCCAATATCGAAAAGCTCCGCCCCCTTTTCCCGCTCCCCGGATTTGATTTTCCCGGCAAATCTTTCATCTCCTCCCAATTTGGGAACAAACCCAATTCCCCCCACTGCTGGAACTGCAGCGCTGCCGCTCAAACGACGCCTTTTCTGCTCTGCCCCTCCTGTCGGTGCATCCAACCCGTCGATCACTCCGTCGATTACTTTCAGATATTTGGACT ggAGAGGAAGTATGATAGTGTGGAGGAACATCTGGAGGGAAAATATAAGGATTGGCAGAAAAAGTTGCACCCTGATCTTGTTCATTCAAAATCAGAG AAGGAGAGAGAGTACGCTGCTGAACAGTCTGCTCGGGTGATTGATGCATACCGCACGCTTAGCAAGCCCTTGGCGAGGGCAATATATATT CTGAAGCTTGAAGGTGTAGACATCGATGAAGAAGAGACACTTTCAGACTTAGACTTGTTAAGTGAG attatGGAAGTAAGGGAAGCTGTTGAAGAGGCTCCCAACTCTCAGGCTTTAAATCTGATTCAGTCTCTG ATGCAAGAGAAActgaagcagtggtctaattcTTTTGCCGAGGCATTTGAAAGCCGGAACTTTGAAGAAGCCGTAAAAGCTATCTGGCAAATGACTTACTATGAGAGTGTAAATGAAGAAATTGTAAAGAGGCAATGA